In Acipenser ruthenus chromosome 6, fAciRut3.2 maternal haplotype, whole genome shotgun sequence, the following proteins share a genomic window:
- the LOC117411490 gene encoding probable E3 ubiquitin-protein ligase RNF144A-A isoform X2, producing the protein MTTARYRPTWDLALDPLMSCKLCLGEFPLEQMTTITQCQCIFCTLCLKQYVELLIKGGLEAAISCPDAACPQHGHLQENEIECMVPADIMQRYKKLQFEREVLLDPCRTWCPSSSCQAVCQLKEMEPPALQLVQCTACNLEFCSACKANWHPEQVCQENVPMTSFLPGETSSFYKSDEDDAPIKRCPKCKVYIERDEGCAQMMCKNCKHAFCWYCLGSLDDDFLLIHYDKGPCRNKLGHSRASVIWHRTQVVGIFAGFGLLLLVASPFLLLATPFVLCCKCKCSKGDDDPLPT; encoded by the exons ATGACTACAGCAAGATATAGGCCTACTTGGGATTTGGCCCTGGACCCCCTAATGTCCTGTAAACTGTGCCTTGGGGAATTTCCATTGGAGCAGATGACAACAATAACCCAATGCCAATGCATCTTCTGTACACTG TGCCTAAAACAGTATGTGGAACTCCTGATCAAAGGGGGCCTGGAAGCGGCTATTAGCTGCCCCGATGCTGCCTGTCCACAACACGGCCATTTACAAGAAAATGAG aTTGAATGCATGGTGCCAGCAGACATTATGCAAAGATATAAGAAGTTACAGTTTGAAAGAG AGGTTCTGTTGGATCCTTGCCGGACCTGGTGCCCGTCCTCCTCCTGTCAAGCCGTGTGTCAGCTGAAAGAAATGGAGCCCCCTGCCCTACAGCTGGTCCAGTGCACAGCCTGTAACCTGGAGTTCTGCTCTGCCTGCAAAGCAAACTGGCATCCTGAGCAGGTCTGCCAAGAGAACGTGCCTATGACATCGTTCCTTCCAGGAGAAACAAG TTCATTCTATAAGAGTGATGAAGATGATGCTCCGATCAAGCGTTGTCCAAAGTGCAAAGTCTATATTGAACGTGATGAAGGCTGCGCCCAAATGATGTGCAAAAACTGTAAACATGCCTTCTGCTGGTACTGTCTGGGGTCTCTGGAT GATGATTTCCTATTGATACATTATGACAAAGGACCTTGTCGCAACAAACTTGGACACTCCAGGGCATCTGTAATCTGGCACAGAACACAA GTGGTTGGTATTTTTGCCGGGTTTGGTCTGTTGCTGTTGGTGGCCTCCCCCTTCCTCCTTCTGGCCACTCCATTTGTCTTGTGCTGCAAATGCAAATGCAGCAAGGGTGATGATGACCCACTGCCTACCTAG
- the LOC117411490 gene encoding probable E3 ubiquitin-protein ligase RNF144A-A isoform X1, producing the protein METEIQISLTMTTARYRPTWDLALDPLMSCKLCLGEFPLEQMTTITQCQCIFCTLCLKQYVELLIKGGLEAAISCPDAACPQHGHLQENEIECMVPADIMQRYKKLQFEREVLLDPCRTWCPSSSCQAVCQLKEMEPPALQLVQCTACNLEFCSACKANWHPEQVCQENVPMTSFLPGETSSFYKSDEDDAPIKRCPKCKVYIERDEGCAQMMCKNCKHAFCWYCLGSLDDDFLLIHYDKGPCRNKLGHSRASVIWHRTQVVGIFAGFGLLLLVASPFLLLATPFVLCCKCKCSKGDDDPLPT; encoded by the exons GAGATACAGATTTCACTCACAATGACTACAGCAAGATATAGGCCTACTTGGGATTTGGCCCTGGACCCCCTAATGTCCTGTAAACTGTGCCTTGGGGAATTTCCATTGGAGCAGATGACAACAATAACCCAATGCCAATGCATCTTCTGTACACTG TGCCTAAAACAGTATGTGGAACTCCTGATCAAAGGGGGCCTGGAAGCGGCTATTAGCTGCCCCGATGCTGCCTGTCCACAACACGGCCATTTACAAGAAAATGAG aTTGAATGCATGGTGCCAGCAGACATTATGCAAAGATATAAGAAGTTACAGTTTGAAAGAG AGGTTCTGTTGGATCCTTGCCGGACCTGGTGCCCGTCCTCCTCCTGTCAAGCCGTGTGTCAGCTGAAAGAAATGGAGCCCCCTGCCCTACAGCTGGTCCAGTGCACAGCCTGTAACCTGGAGTTCTGCTCTGCCTGCAAAGCAAACTGGCATCCTGAGCAGGTCTGCCAAGAGAACGTGCCTATGACATCGTTCCTTCCAGGAGAAACAAG TTCATTCTATAAGAGTGATGAAGATGATGCTCCGATCAAGCGTTGTCCAAAGTGCAAAGTCTATATTGAACGTGATGAAGGCTGCGCCCAAATGATGTGCAAAAACTGTAAACATGCCTTCTGCTGGTACTGTCTGGGGTCTCTGGAT GATGATTTCCTATTGATACATTATGACAAAGGACCTTGTCGCAACAAACTTGGACACTCCAGGGCATCTGTAATCTGGCACAGAACACAA GTGGTTGGTATTTTTGCCGGGTTTGGTCTGTTGCTGTTGGTGGCCTCCCCCTTCCTCCTTCTGGCCACTCCATTTGTCTTGTGCTGCAAATGCAAATGCAGCAAGGGTGATGATGACCCACTGCCTACCTAG